The Dreissena polymorpha isolate Duluth1 chromosome 8, UMN_Dpol_1.0, whole genome shotgun sequence genome includes the window TGCAGCTAAGAGgattaaaatgtcaaatttgTATTGTCAATAAACATTCTGCAAAAAATATGTCAGATGTGCGCTCTGGTTATGAGTGTTAAGAAGTACATGTAATGAGAGTAATTAAGCTAATGGACATGTGATTGGaagactgtttttttttatagttttcatTTCTTAAGTTTAGGTTGATGTATTACATGTGATTGCTTAATAAAGTTCTAAAATAGTGTTTTGTTACTTTCCCATCTTTTAAAAAGCCAAAATGTATGTGAACTGTCAAGGCTAAGAACAGTTTTGACCTGAAATGATTAACGGTATGTGAGTCGACGCTCCTTTGTAAAGTAACtcaaacagcactttcccaatctaGGGAAAATTACATATTTCCCAAATGAAGGTTACATTGTTTGATTTTAACCCTTTGCTTGCTGGAAAAAttttcatctgctaaaatgtcgtctgctgaatttataaaatttgcatttttcgattttttttcaaagaatactatcagaatagcaaacagtttggatcctgatgagacgccacgttctgtggcgtctcatatggatccaaactgtttgcaaaggccttaaaatttTGGTTGCCGCGCCGTAAGGATTAATGAACTTAAATTAATTAACTTATGGCGCTCTATGGCTAGAACcttaaagtaaatataatattaacaacttggtacagttatttttaattttaaggtaTATGTAAGCAAAAAAACAAATACGCTAATTTCCTAATTCGAAGAGTTCACGacgcatttttcccaatttcaaggtGTTCACGAGTAGTAATATTAGTCAGTTCATGAGACGGGTTCCACTTTACAAGTATACAATTCTCTCatcatcataaaataataatcctGACAATATGGTTTTTAGAAGCGAACTgttgaaaaaacaaatttttaaaaacaaatatttatttctaatacAATGCATTGTGTAACACATATAAtagtcaaacaaatattttagaaCCAAACCAGGAACTACAAGAAACATGGTAACAAAAGTATTTACACATGCAGGGAACTTATTTTAAACATCCTTGTAATACAACTTTTTCAACAATTCAGTCTTAAAATAATTCTCAAAGAAATGTTCAAGTTTTAACAGCATCTGTGAAATGAAGTCCTCATTTTTGTGTACCCTTATGTACTTTATGTCAGTCAATGTATAAACGATCAGGTCACAGTACTTGCGTTCCGAACAAAACAACTGGCCCTGAATCTGATAATAATAAGGATGTTTTGCACTCAATTTTAGTTTACCGTTCACATCCTTAAGATATGGCACTGTCACTGAGGAAATCTCTTTATTTATAGCACTGAATGGGCATTTCACCTCAACTATCAAGTCTTTATTTACAATTCCATCTGGAGATGCCCCTAGAAATGGGTGTGTCCATGAAACCGTTATGCCACAAGACTTGACTTTAACATTCCTTGCACTCTCATAAATGTGTATCGCAGTTTTTTCATACTTGCATCCATGTCGCATCGCTTCATTTTGCCTCACAACTTGTCCCTGCACTATTGTTGAGGCCAATCCAACTAAACTTGTCTTTTCTGTCGCAGCACAGATTCGGTGGTAGTTTGAGGACTGAATGCGCTTTCCACGCTCCTCATGCCATCGATCATTGGTATTTTGTCCCCTCGTCTGTTCTTCAATACATTCACACTCTTCTGATGTTATTTTGGTAATTTTGTTGAGGTTTAGAAAGTTCTGTTCATGTGACGTACTGAAATAGTCGTGATCATTGCTATAAGCGTACATATTTGCTGGCTCGAAAGTTTGAAAAATTGGAGTTTTTGATATTGTAGCAAAATTCATACATGTGTTGTAGAAATGGTCTTTGTAATTGGCAGCATTTCTAAACTGACTAGGCCTGGGGTCAAAGTCTGCAATATTACAAATCTCAGCTCCACCTATCTTGAGGTCTCGAGCCTTTACCGGGGATCCTGTGTGTTTCTTCGATTTGTGGAAAGACTGAAGCTGTTGGGTACAAGATGAATCCACCTTAACTTCTCCGGATTGAACAAATTTCACACACGCATACAGAACAGTCCTTATATGTTTACAATGTCCGAACGGACCTTCACCAGCACCACATTCACACTGTGCCTCATGCACAAAGCCATGTTTGGTGAATGTAATGTCAACGACATAATcaattttctttttcatttctgcCCTACATGAACTTTTTACATAGCacaacttttctgaagaaaacaTCCTAAGGTACAACAAGAACTTGTCGCCATACAAAGAAGTCACCACTTGGTCGAACTCAACTCCAAACCGTTCCATATATGCATTCGCCTTCTCACGGTCAAACGAGGCCATCTTCATGTCGGTGTTGACATCTTTGTAGCAACTGGTGGCTGGAATTTGCATTCGAAACTCTGGCATAAGCTCCTCGCAGTTGTTAAAGTTCTGATTGCGATCATATGCTTCAAGTCTGAAAGATCAAATATGAACATACAACAATTTTTCACTTtcagtaaacattaaaaaaaacttgtataaACAAAAACTTATGCGTCAGAACAAAGAGTAATACATACTCAGCATAGACCCCTACACATTCATAGAGTCCcctaaatttaataaagaacatgGGTGGGTGCTGTTGTAAAAAGTTTTGTCTtctaaaaaacaacagaagtatacatgtacatttcccCACCCAACCTTTTAACAGAATTTACATTAACTTGTAAAtaagatatttaacaataaacctTTCAAACAGTgatgtaaataataaaagaatgaatcctgtatgtatgtttttaaagCCTTTAAACTGATTTGGTTTTTAGAAAAGACCGCGCAGGAATTTTCACGACatgaatcaaattaaaaaatggtttcacaTTACCTCTCGATTAATTCCTTTTTTCGTCCAGATAACTTTGCATTTCTCTTTCTTAATTCTGTGCGAAGTTGTCCTGAAGATAAACTGCTAAATTGTGAAGCCATAGTTTAAGACTTATCGTATAAACTAtcataaaattattgtaaaagatTGTGTCTAACTCGGTTAATCGCTTGTCAAAATATGCGGAAGTAAACAATTGGAAAGAACCATAGACCTATTCGACAACAGCGCCACCTTTACGGGCACCTGCTAGACAGGGGAAGATAATCCACTAAAGTTCCccattctgttgatttcggttaaatgtttctttggtatttttaaaacagttatatcgccaacaatttgatatttcttttaaagtcattcaaatcaaacacgccgtatccgtatcgttactgatagaagtaagacataataccttgacttgtatagtttttttgttgtgagagaccatctgagtaaacgccgaaaaatatatccaaactgttatttttttgtcaatgccctttgatccattatcgcacttaattggcagcgccatcctgttgtttctgtgattgtcacatcttttcacagtttgaacacgtacaaagagtgccaattagacacttgaacaaacactatcacccgctggacagtacacactaaataattaaatgtttagggtttttgtttttggcgtgaaaacccagagaaatgcatgtacattatacatcatcataaatttattaaactctgcgaacgctaagtgctacattgatatactcgtgtttttttttcagcaaaacaaacacaatgtttaacggctttaatatataggcaatgatgtaataacaacaaattatatagcacgatgtcataataacatttacttaaaaatagaacagtaatgtatttccgatttccggcttatcaagcattgtgaatgtatgtacaacgctcggaaagtaacgcgagtaacacgagttatccgcattggagcctgaaacagaaaataaataagtaaagcatattttagtccaaataattagatgtaatctgccaattacatttaacctttaaatgaaagtgttacttaaacaattttccgtgtcttaaggcgcgaatattttgctaaacactgttaacaaaaggtctacacgttataattcttaatgaaatgcaaaaataagtattaacataattaataacgtcaataaacacacacggtaagatcaaagtttaaatggaaaacttatatcatatttctcgtaaattaccaaaattattagtttcgtcgaaatcaaataccatgtagagaaacaaggtatttataaccgaccaatgacgaaacactgtgcaactttcaatttacacagtgctacgctacatgtatatttcaacaatatggaatttgaacagtggtagtgtattcgggcctggaatataattgattgtaagttttaataaacattctgctaatgcatatagttaaataatgtttacatgttatgttaaataattattgcatgatcattcttctgcgctgttatattaatttggagccgttaaagcttccgacattacttcatcacgttcatgtcggaacgggagtattttagctaatacgcccattgcatacaacaacaacaaaagatttattattgcaatgtataatgtaagtatatacatatatgttacatgaacatgtaatgtagtgtaacccttaatgtaaatctcttaaaaaggtgaaccacggcggttcgcggtgatttgcggtgattcgcgctgattgcgtaacagggagatacatcgcgcgacggttgCCGAGaaatcacccaaattttcttgttgCTCGGAATCACCgaaatttgtcacgttgcatcgattgggGTGATGCGggatcgcggcaaaaatcacgggttgcGTAGTgtatctcgcttaacatgggtctaaattacgtttaaaagctattttctgattggatgaaacagtctgaaatcatccaatgaataaagtcgagatatttatcttgcagaacatgcaatgccatgccgcatgcaagctatttagaaagtaaatatcgtaaatcaaaaagtttggtATGTTTGTTTTCgcggttatagacagtgttcctggctgaaaacaatgcaatattaattttaaatcattcatgtattagtttttagcaagaaagaggtagaatatttgtgtaaaacataagaatttttatttaaacttatgtctgctacaatttaacaagtggttacggaaattaccgattgtacagatgtatcgacagacatatgcaaaacgaaaaaatagcttgcatatttcaagtttatcagccttgaaatcacctattaatcaaatgagaatcgaaattattaaaatatatgaatataatgaaattgggaaaaatagcgcgataaaccatgaaattgggaaaaattaagcattataaataggattataagtaacagaagtgatattgtttttaagtgcatgttaagggagttttctagaaaaggagtctggtcaaattgggattttttttaatcaataaaagtggcaagtttgggaatgatttatggacaaaaataaccaaattcaagttatttatattgtaaggtgttgaaaataaaaaaataaagttgagacctagatttaagaaatcataattaagttatatgagacttctttctaaaaaataaaaaaaatgtttttttttggaagatgggcttttttgggaaattttggtcagatttttggggaaaaacgtgttttttttgcgattgggaagcagccgaaaatcagctgtaaatttgagcaaaaacaatcactgatattgaagatagcaacttgatatttggcatgcatgtgcatctcatagagctgcacattttgagtggtgaaaggtcaaggtcaaggtcatccttcaaggtcagaggtcaaatatatgtggcccaaatcgcttattttataaatacttttgcaatattgaagatagcaacttgatatttggcatgcatgtgcatctcatggagctgcacattttgagtggtgaaaggtcaaggtcaaggtcatccttcaaggtcagaggtcaaatatatgtggccagaattgctcattttatgaatacttttgcaatattgaagatagcaacttgatatttggcatgcaggggtttttcagcactgtctgcgcctccggaaaacggaggcgttccgaaagcaaacggacccgatcccaaaccgaaattataaacaaaatcctaatttaaaaaaaactattttttttttagtaagaagtgtcttatgacttattatttttagattattaatgtccagctgatgtgtatcataccaacaagcactgctgtggttgagcgaggattcagcaccttgaacctgctgtgctccccattacgcagcacattcacacaaaccaaacttactcatctgatgcttcctgcattgaaggtctagatctgaatgacaaaacattggggatgctgtgtgatgctttcaaaaacagaaagcagagaaaaattatgctgtaacttgtgtgactaactggtgtttgttttggtaaaaaatatctgctataagtttttgactgtacagttcttatctcagagtgtacctgtaactgaaaaacaaaattgcagtacttgaataaacgttgatcaTGCCCAATactgcatgtgtttatataaagaagacaaaataacaaataaaaacaaatttatttcttaaaccaatgacttatttaagcatgataaattcacaatgttttcccaaaatgagccgtttcatcgaagcaataattcccaaaatggacaagtgtgtcgataaaaaattcccaatttggtcagactccttttcccaaaataggcagaaaaacccctggcatgcatgtgtatctcatggagctgcacattttgagtggtgaaaggtcaaggtcaaggtcatccttcaaggtcagaggtcaaatatatgtggcccaaatcgcttattttataaatacttttgcaatattgaagatagcaacttgatatttggcatgcatgtgcatctcatggagctgcacattttgagtggtgaaaggtcaaggtcatccttcaaggtcagaggtcaaatatatgttgctcaaatagcttattttatgaacacttttgcaatattgaagatagcaacttgatattcggcatgcatgtgtatctcattgagctgcacattttgagtggtgaaaggtcaaggtcatccttcacaaggtcaaggtcatcctacaaggtcaaacatcatatagtgggtttcacaaacacatcttgtttttatttttaaacttccatttcataaatgttttttttttgataaacgtcgtcaattgtatatagatttctatttagctagtttgaaaaacatttaggcaaatattactCATGtgagataaaatgcaaataattaataaaatattcctttttaatcagtatgttggtttatcggtcaataacaatatcactttgaacattgaattattgaaAAGTTATAactaacattaaatgttctccgaacaaatgattcataacacatataacagattgataggaagatatgaacaaattaaggttgctaggttgcccgcctagaatggtcctgttagtatggaagtacttgatatctaaatttattagcctttgaATGTTGTaaagacaaaaaatattttatgaaatgtctcaaagtgtagaattattttgcatttagtaaaagagcAACATATAACCCtgaagtggctgacaagaacttgtggctgaatacaaataaaaagaggcattatgcttcttgaaaataaaagtaaacatcattatatatgaatcttctgatcaaaagtgttatttttagtgaatagaggaaatacattttcaagaataaacaatataattataaatgttttggtgaaGTGCATCATGGTATTATCATattcatagtaccagttttggtctcaaaatccaataacattttttaaatttcataaccccttgctgcaaaaaaaaattcatgaaaaatagaattttcagagtaaccaattaaaataaaataaaaaatgctttattagaccctaaatattatttttgcaatcatttttcatcaattacattatgtttaaaaaattattgtttcatgctactcattattatatctcaattctattttaatttaatcttgtcaaacatactaaattatgaaataagcaatgaatatagtgcaaacatttacaaatgtaataattagatagtaagtaaaaaatcccccaaaaagggaaaacgccgcgaaaattccccctgctatgtgTAGCGACccacttcccctaaaatggattgagggccctttTGCTGCCAAAaagatcataaaaaatataattttcaaagaaatcctttaaaacaaaaagaaaatgccttcttaaaccttaaatattattcctgcaagcattttacatcaattatttatgtttgaa containing:
- the LOC127841336 gene encoding uncharacterized protein LOC127841336, giving the protein MASQFSSLSSGQLRTELRKRNAKLSGRKKELIERLEAYDRNQNFNNCEELMPEFRMQIPATSCYKDVNTDMKMASFDREKANAYMERFGVEFDQVVTSLYGDKFLLYLRMFSSEKLCYVKSSCRAEMKKKIDYVVDITFTKHGFVHEAQCECGAGEGPFGHCKHIRTVLYACVKFVQSGEVKVDSSCTQQLQSFHKSKKHTGSPVKARDLKIGGAEICNIADFDPRPSQFRNAANYKDHFYNTCMNFATISKTPIFQTFEPANMYAYSNDHDYFSTSHEQNFLNLNKITKITSEECECIEEQTRGQNTNDRWHEERGKRIQSSNYHRICAATEKTSLVGLASTIVQGQVVRQNEAMRHGCKYEKTAIHIYESARNVKVKSCGITVSWTHPFLGASPDGIVNKDLIVEVKCPFSAINKEISSVTVPYLKDVNGKLKLSAKHPYYYQIQGQLFCSERKYCDLIVYTLTDIKYIRVHKNEDFISQMLLKLEHFFENYFKTELLKKLYYKDV